GAGATAGAGGAGGAGAATCTCTTCGCCCTTCACCAGGTTTACGCCACCAGCCCCGAAAGCGCCGCGCGCTTCGAGGGCCATAAAAAATACATAGACCTGCAGTACATACTCGGAGGGGAGGAGCGGATACTTCTGACCCGCCTTGACGAGCTAGAGCCCTCGGTTCCCTACGACGAGGAAAAGGACATCGCCTTCTACAAGCCGAAGGTGTGGGGCGAAATCATCCTGAAGGCGGGAATGGTCGCGGTATTTTACCCGAAAGACCTTCACGCCCCCGGCCTCAGCACCGCCTCCGGGCCTTCTATCGTAAGGAAGACGGTGGTTAAAGTAAGAATCTAAGGGTGTCCGGCGCATCCTTTCCGTTCCGGGCTTCGTCATGTCCTCGCTCAAGGGCTCGCCGTAGCGCTGCTACTGCCTCGCCCTTTCGCTGCGGGATTCCTTGCCGGGAACGGAAAACCGCGCCGGAAATTCTAAAAGCTACTGCTATTCTATGGCTTTTCCGTCGAAGCTCTAAGCCCGAAGACGGCAGCTTGCAACTATTCAAAGACAAGCTCGCCGAAAGTCTCAGGCAGATGGAAGTTCTTTTCGGGTAGAGGCATCCAGGAAGACCAGTGGGGGTGTGAGGTCCTGTCGCCGCACTTGTAGAAATTCCCCCGCCAACGGTTATCTCCGCCCAACGGTTTCCCCACGTATTTTTCGACTATTTCAAAGGGAATGAAAAAGGCAAGCGTCCAGTGGAGAGGCTCCTGCACCTCGGGGAAGACCGTGGGCGG
This is a stretch of genomic DNA from bacterium. It encodes these proteins:
- a CDS encoding DUF386 domain-containing protein, translating into MALAGMLDELIARVKDKKLLPGLQFLQALSPDFMAQKGPGFVGRFEIEEENLFALHQVYATSPESAARFEGHKKYIDLQYILGGEERILLTRLDELEPSVPYDEEKDIAFYKPKVWGEIILKAGMVAVFYPKDLHAPGLSTASGPSIVRKTVVKVRI